The following proteins are encoded in a genomic region of Paenibacillus sp. FSL H3-0469:
- a CDS encoding beta-galactosidase: protein MKYTIQAHVSPKNIYPSTLRLGGTSPQGDELSFTNYYMELNGKPYFAICGEFHYSRYPEADWESEIRKLKLSGINVVATYIFWNHHEELEGVFEWAGNRNLRRFVDLCRDNGLYVILRVGPFCHGEVRNGGLPDWLFGREFAVRSNDEGYLKYVDRLFREIGTQADGQMFKDGGPVIGIQLENELNAAAALWEETAKQGDEYLSGGVSGEAGSEHMRLLKKYAVDSGLIAPIYTSTGWGEAPFLEDEVLPLYGGYAYTPWSISDPNQVQKPTPEYVFVNFHDDKAPGGEFNPPYPRTKYPFACCEMGGGMQTWYLSRFQVEPESVIAMTLMKLAGGCNFIGYYMFHGGTNPVGRTGYLNESTTPKLTYDFQAPIGEFGQIRESNHLLRPLHYFLRRFADRLAPMATVLPEGAEAVTPEDAHTLRYAVRTDGKSGFVFVNNYQDHVEMDTHEEVVFAVELGEETLSFPQRSKLTVQPKASFLLPFNFALDGLNLKAATAQPVTVIETEEAATYFFSMPKGVDGEFQIDAASGILDVTVDAGDVGENGGYNVLIPHDQSSMIVIRREGAREVRIYAMSAREAATLWELEENGRSRLIFSTVPPVQTPGGMEFISQGQHAFTFREYSGGAEAATQWNTAQADAVVSGRQEGWFQAYDVLVPQKEVAVTMRRIQDHKVVLQLPEDVLESMEEVLLSIDYTGNVGYAFAAGQLFHDHFYNGLPWEIGLSRFREVLRRGEIVLETTPRRTGAVKLADDAAMAVEKVFEGEAVAVFHSVTATPVYRIGLTR from the coding sequence ATGAAGTATACGATTCAGGCTCATGTGTCTCCCAAGAATATCTACCCGTCTACGCTGCGGCTGGGCGGAACCAGCCCTCAAGGGGATGAGCTCAGCTTCACCAATTATTATATGGAACTGAATGGCAAGCCCTATTTCGCCATCTGCGGCGAATTTCATTATTCCCGTTATCCTGAAGCAGACTGGGAGAGCGAAATCCGCAAGCTGAAGCTGTCGGGAATCAATGTGGTGGCGACCTATATTTTCTGGAATCATCACGAAGAGCTTGAAGGCGTGTTCGAATGGGCGGGCAACCGCAATCTCCGGCGGTTCGTGGACCTGTGCCGGGATAATGGCCTCTACGTCATTCTGCGTGTGGGTCCGTTCTGTCATGGCGAGGTTCGTAACGGCGGATTGCCGGACTGGCTGTTCGGGCGCGAATTCGCGGTCCGCTCCAATGATGAGGGCTACCTGAAGTATGTGGACCGCCTGTTCCGGGAGATTGGCACTCAGGCCGACGGGCAGATGTTCAAGGATGGCGGCCCGGTGATCGGTATCCAGCTGGAGAATGAGCTGAATGCTGCGGCTGCACTCTGGGAAGAAACTGCCAAGCAGGGTGATGAATACCTCAGCGGCGGTGTTAGCGGTGAAGCGGGGTCAGAGCATATGCGTCTGCTTAAAAAGTATGCGGTGGATTCGGGTCTGATCGCTCCGATCTATACCAGCACCGGCTGGGGCGAGGCGCCGTTCCTGGAGGATGAGGTGCTTCCGCTGTATGGCGGGTATGCCTATACTCCTTGGAGCATTAGTGATCCGAATCAGGTCCAGAAGCCAACGCCGGAATATGTATTCGTGAACTTCCATGACGACAAGGCACCGGGCGGCGAATTCAACCCGCCGTACCCGCGGACGAAATACCCGTTCGCCTGCTGTGAGATGGGCGGCGGCATGCAGACCTGGTATCTGTCCCGGTTCCAGGTCGAGCCGGAAAGTGTCATCGCCATGACTTTAATGAAGCTTGCCGGAGGCTGCAACTTCATCGGGTATTATATGTTCCATGGCGGAACGAATCCGGTGGGAAGAACGGGATACCTGAACGAGAGCACTACCCCGAAGCTGACCTATGATTTCCAGGCGCCGATTGGCGAATTCGGCCAGATCCGCGAGTCGAATCATCTGCTTCGTCCGCTTCATTATTTCCTGCGCCGGTTCGCAGACCGGCTGGCACCGATGGCGACTGTGCTGCCCGAGGGGGCAGAAGCAGTTACGCCGGAGGATGCGCATACGCTGCGTTATGCCGTCCGCACAGACGGCAAGTCGGGATTTGTGTTCGTCAATAATTATCAGGACCATGTGGAGATGGATACACACGAGGAGGTTGTATTTGCGGTAGAACTGGGAGAGGAGACGCTGAGCTTCCCGCAGCGGAGCAAGCTGACGGTTCAGCCCAAAGCTTCCTTCCTGCTGCCGTTCAACTTCGCGCTGGATGGTCTCAATCTTAAGGCTGCCACAGCTCAGCCTGTAACGGTGATTGAAACGGAGGAAGCAGCCACCTACTTCTTCTCTATGCCGAAGGGTGTCGACGGTGAGTTCCAGATCGATGCAGCTTCCGGCATTCTTGATGTGACTGTGGATGCCGGGGACGTAGGAGAGAACGGCGGCTACAATGTGCTGATTCCGCATGACCAGTCTTCTATGATTGTGATCCGGCGGGAAGGAGCCCGGGAAGTCCGTATCTATGCCATGAGCGCTCGTGAAGCAGCGACCTTGTGGGAGCTTGAAGAGAACGGCCGCAGCCGCCTCATCTTCTCAACGGTTCCTCCGGTTCAGACCCCGGGCGGGATGGAATTCATCAGCCAGGGGCAGCATGCATTCACCTTCCGTGAATATTCAGGCGGCGCTGAAGCGGCAACGCAGTGGAATACGGCCCAGGCGGATGCAGTTGTCAGCGGACGACAAGAGGGCTGGTTCCAGGCTTATGATGTGCTGGTTCCGCAGAAGGAAGTTGCGGTTACCATGCGCCGGATTCAGGACCACAAGGTTGTCCTCCAGCTGCCTGAGGATGTCCTCGAGAGTATGGAAGAAGTACTGCTGAGCATCGACTATACCGGAAATGTAGGCTATGCCTTCGCTGCCGGACAGCTGTTCCACGACCATTTCTATAACGGCTTGCCTTGGGAAATCGGCCTGTCGCGGTTCCGTGAGGTGCTGCGCCGGGGCGAGATCGTACTGGAGACCACGCCGCGCCGCACCGGTGCCGTCAAGCTGGCTGACGATGCCGCCATGGCTGTGGAGAAGGTATTCGAGGGCGAAGCTGTTGCCGTGTTCCATAGTGTGACTGCAACGCCGGTGTACCGGATCGGATTAACAAGATAA
- a CDS encoding response regulator, protein MFRTMIVEDERPILDLMKVLVGQNSNYSIVGAFTNPVEALANLQELQPDIVFIDVEMPRMNGLQLAVHLREQLGQAEIVFTTAYKDYALEAFEVSALDYILKPVTPQAIQRVTGRLFKHRSTLIPAETLKSSFSIRCFGEFEVLNPDGLPVHFRTRRTEELFAYLLCHPGRYISKWKLIDLLWQDAKGERGLSNLHNTLYLLKKVLKENGIPMSIQKLNDGYMLDTANKQYDLLLYHQLQQVHSEGRLTAEQAEQLCLLYQGPLLEGKNYLWKIPLEEAYFKQYTAMVRELAAAELTAGNEAAAELRLEQYLSLHPLEEEMNRLLIGMYRRRGAMENISRLYKQFEAACTNELGLELPPEIKNEWLQTH, encoded by the coding sequence ATGTTTCGGACGATGATCGTTGAGGATGAACGGCCAATCCTGGATTTAATGAAGGTACTGGTTGGCCAAAATAGCAATTATAGCATTGTTGGAGCTTTTACAAATCCGGTAGAGGCCTTGGCGAATCTGCAGGAGCTGCAGCCGGATATCGTGTTCATTGATGTGGAGATGCCGAGGATGAACGGGCTGCAGCTTGCCGTGCATCTCCGTGAACAGTTGGGTCAGGCAGAGATTGTGTTCACTACGGCTTATAAGGATTATGCGCTTGAAGCATTCGAAGTAAGTGCACTTGATTATATTCTCAAGCCTGTCACGCCGCAGGCGATTCAGCGGGTCACCGGGCGGCTGTTCAAGCACCGGTCAACCCTCATTCCCGCAGAGACCCTCAAGTCCAGCTTCTCTATCCGCTGCTTCGGTGAATTTGAAGTCCTTAATCCGGACGGACTCCCGGTTCACTTCCGAACCCGCCGGACCGAGGAATTGTTCGCTTATCTTCTGTGCCACCCTGGCCGGTATATCAGCAAGTGGAAGCTTATTGATTTGTTATGGCAGGATGCGAAGGGTGAGCGGGGATTATCCAATCTGCATAATACCCTGTACCTGCTAAAAAAAGTCCTGAAAGAGAACGGAATTCCGATGAGCATACAGAAGCTTAATGACGGTTACATGCTGGACACAGCAAATAAACAATATGATCTCCTTCTGTATCATCAATTGCAGCAGGTCCACAGTGAGGGCAGATTGACTGCAGAGCAAGCCGAACAACTCTGCTTGCTGTATCAGGGGCCGCTGCTGGAAGGCAAGAATTACTTATGGAAGATCCCGTTAGAGGAAGCATATTTCAAGCAATATACAGCAATGGTCAGGGAATTGGCGGCGGCAGAGCTTACGGCTGGAAATGAAGCGGCAGCGGAATTACGTCTGGAGCAATACTTGTCGCTGCATCCGCTGGAGGAGGAAATGAACCGCCTGCTAATCGGTATGTATCGGAGACGCGGCGCAATGGAGAATATCAGCAGGCTCTATAAGCAGTTTGAAGCGGCTTGTACAAATGAGCTGGGGCTTGAGCTGCCGCCGGAAATCAAGAATGAATGGCTGCAGACTCATTAG
- a CDS encoding ATP-binding protein translates to MRKVNIRRLAGIGIFFLIVFSLIFMIFSLTRPPQSKVRVEKGILDLSNWNLKQQGVVNLDGEWEFYPDELLGPADFRQGQYDSPPVYLKVPGTWRGKRPDGGMSNRGSGTYRLQILLEDTDEILGLKIRSIRMAHRLFIGGQEEGASGLPSTDKSAFQPGNTPYSVFFHPDARKLEVVIQVSNYNFVTGGIVNSLTLGAQEDITRRNMVQIGADIGVILILAMFGAYHLSFYFFGRQEKEYLLSGIFLLFLALQNSLYGEKMFQRLLPSVPFDFSYKLLDVSHFLSAILIIVFFCTVESHLMSLRRLRLILTPFMAYLVMVVLLPYGVHIRVKYFFILYLWIVMLGIVARMVYLYIRRQSQVEDRAELMLFIGGATALMIYLMNDGLYSENIVQSNFTGRCGVIAFIVLINILLAVRFSNAYAKTEILSRKLWTANQLKDEFLTNTSHEIKTPLHGIMNMTSFLLENQEENLHAGQKQNLWLIKDTSTKLSMLIQDLIDVSRLRHGELRLHQTAVDLRVAVQIVYDILRFELAGKEVQLLNQVEAGTWVLADESRLRQVMYNLVHNAIKHTRQGSIQITARLAGSEVFIEVEDTGTGISEENHAAIFEYFEQVDRLLPQDGYTGMGVGLYISRKLVERMGGVIRVAWSEKGKGTRMVFTLPVVDPVPEDQQTAEPYALHTDVDYTVLDVLNREGQTILIVDDEASNIHTLLNILRRHEYNVLVAFSAKEALTKLQEYQQVDLVILDIMMPGTSGIELCQSLRSRHSILDLPILFATIKDAPSDIALGFRAGANDFVTKPFESETLMARIHNLLAMKSSIQEAIRHEHAFHQAQIKPHFLYNAMSSIISFCYTDGVKAAYLLTMLSQYMRFILDMDRSTLVIPLYRELELIQAYVEIEQARFGERFDYSSQVDDSLKAVNIPSLCIQPFIENAIRHGLFEKEGQGKVALRIQAGDGYMKILVEDDGVGIPADLLYTLNSQGALQGSIGIQNIRKRLDTIPGASLSIHSEAGSGTKVTIYLPLSGSGQGASED, encoded by the coding sequence GTGAGAAAGGTAAATATCCGCAGACTTGCGGGAATCGGCATATTTTTCTTGATTGTTTTTTCTTTGATCTTTATGATCTTCTCACTGACCCGCCCTCCTCAAAGTAAGGTAAGAGTGGAGAAGGGAATACTGGATCTGTCCAATTGGAATCTCAAGCAGCAGGGAGTCGTGAATTTGGATGGTGAATGGGAGTTCTATCCGGATGAGCTGCTGGGCCCTGCGGATTTCCGGCAAGGCCAGTATGATTCTCCGCCTGTCTATTTGAAGGTTCCCGGCACCTGGCGAGGTAAGCGTCCCGATGGCGGGATGAGCAACAGGGGGTCAGGCACCTACCGTCTGCAGATATTATTGGAGGATACCGATGAAATACTCGGCTTGAAAATAAGAAGCATACGCATGGCCCACCGTCTGTTTATTGGTGGACAGGAGGAGGGGGCCAGCGGTCTTCCTTCCACCGACAAAAGCGCGTTTCAACCAGGCAACACACCCTATTCGGTATTTTTTCATCCGGATGCCCGCAAGCTTGAGGTTGTGATTCAAGTCTCTAACTACAATTTTGTCACCGGAGGAATTGTGAACTCCCTCACGCTTGGAGCACAAGAGGACATCACCCGTCGCAATATGGTACAGATCGGTGCGGATATCGGAGTCATTTTGATCTTGGCCATGTTCGGTGCCTATCACCTCAGCTTCTATTTTTTTGGTCGCCAAGAGAAGGAGTATCTGCTTAGCGGAATTTTCTTATTGTTTCTGGCCCTGCAGAACTCCTTGTATGGAGAAAAGATGTTTCAGCGTCTCCTGCCGTCTGTTCCCTTTGATTTTTCGTATAAGCTGCTGGATGTCAGCCATTTTCTTAGCGCGATACTGATTATTGTGTTCTTTTGTACCGTAGAGTCGCACCTGATGTCGCTGCGCAGGCTGAGGCTGATTCTTACCCCGTTTATGGCTTATCTTGTTATGGTTGTTCTTTTGCCGTATGGGGTGCATATTCGTGTGAAATATTTCTTCATATTATATCTCTGGATCGTTATGCTCGGCATTGTAGCGAGAATGGTCTATTTATATATCCGCAGGCAGAGTCAAGTGGAAGATCGTGCGGAGCTGATGCTGTTCATTGGCGGAGCCACTGCGCTGATGATCTATCTGATGAATGACGGCCTCTATTCCGAGAATATTGTGCAGAGTAATTTTACAGGAAGATGCGGGGTTATTGCATTTATTGTGCTCATTAATATCCTGCTGGCTGTAAGGTTCTCGAATGCGTATGCCAAAACAGAGATTCTATCGCGCAAGCTATGGACGGCGAACCAGCTTAAGGACGAATTCCTGACGAATACCTCTCATGAGATCAAGACACCGCTCCATGGAATTATGAATATGACCTCTTTTTTACTGGAGAATCAGGAAGAGAATCTGCATGCAGGCCAGAAGCAGAACCTGTGGCTGATTAAGGATACGTCTACTAAGCTGTCGATGCTGATCCAGGATCTGATCGATGTCAGCCGGCTTAGGCACGGAGAACTGCGGCTGCACCAGACCGCCGTTGATCTGAGAGTGGCTGTCCAAATCGTATATGATATTCTCCGGTTCGAGCTGGCGGGCAAAGAAGTGCAACTGCTCAATCAGGTGGAAGCTGGTACCTGGGTACTCGCGGATGAGAGCAGACTGCGGCAGGTGATGTATAACCTGGTTCATAACGCGATCAAACATACCCGTCAGGGATCGATTCAGATTACAGCGAGATTAGCCGGGAGTGAGGTTTTCATTGAAGTGGAGGACACCGGAACGGGGATATCAGAAGAGAACCATGCGGCGATCTTTGAATATTTCGAGCAGGTGGACAGGCTGCTGCCGCAGGACGGATATACCGGAATGGGGGTAGGTCTGTATATCAGCAGGAAGCTGGTGGAGCGTATGGGCGGCGTGATTCGGGTGGCTTGGTCCGAGAAGGGGAAGGGAACCCGCATGGTATTTACGCTGCCCGTAGTGGACCCTGTTCCCGAAGATCAACAGACCGCCGAACCTTACGCGCTGCATACCGATGTTGATTATACGGTGCTTGATGTACTGAACCGGGAAGGGCAGACCATTCTGATTGTAGACGATGAGGCCTCCAACATCCATACACTGCTGAATATTCTCCGCCGTCATGAGTATAATGTGCTGGTAGCCTTTTCCGCTAAGGAGGCATTGACCAAACTGCAGGAATATCAGCAAGTGGATCTTGTCATTCTGGATATCATGATGCCGGGTACATCGGGGATAGAATTATGCCAATCACTGCGCAGCCGTCACTCTATACTGGATCTGCCGATTCTGTTCGCCACCATCAAGGATGCACCTTCCGATATTGCACTGGGCTTCCGGGCCGGGGCGAATGATTTTGTGACCAAGCCCTTTGAGAGCGAGACGCTGATGGCCCGGATTCATAACCTGCTGGCCATGAAATCGTCGATTCAGGAAGCGATCCGGCATGAGCATGCGTTCCATCAGGCCCAGATCAAACCGCATTTCCTGTATAATGCGATGAGCAGTATCATCTCATTCTGTTATACCGATGGCGTCAAGGCAGCTTATCTGTTAACCATGCTCAGTCAATATATGCGCTTTATTCTGGATATGGACCGCTCCACACTCGTCATTCCGTTGTACCGGGAGCTGGAGCTGATTCAAGCCTATGTGGAAATTGAACAAGCCCGCTTCGGGGAGAGGTTCGACTATAGCAGCCAGGTGGATGATTCCCTGAAGGCAGTGAATATCCCATCCCTCTGTATCCAGCCGTTTATTGAGAATGCCATCCGTCATGGACTGTTCGAGAAGGAGGGGCAAGGCAAGGTTGCCTTAAGGATTCAGGCTGGAGACGGATACATGAAGATCTTAGTCGAAGATGACGGTGTCGGCATTCCCGCTGACCTGCTATATACATTGAACAGTCAAGGAGCGCTGCAAGGAAGCATCGGTATTCAGAATATCCGCAAGCGTCTGGATACGATTCCGGGAGCCAGCTTAAGCATTCATTCGGAAGCAGGCAGCGGGACGAAGGTTACGATCTATCTGCCGCTCAGCGGCTCCGGGCAAGGGGCTTCTGAGGATTAG